In the Flavobacterium acetivorans genome, one interval contains:
- a CDS encoding peptidylprolyl isomerase, with the protein MKFKFLLFAFIGMLTVQAQTVKKTAAPKKAIATKSNTKKAVAPEGIFAVITTTKGEITLALEYQKTPITVANFVSLAEGKNDFVSDEKRKGKPFFDGLKFHRVIKDFMIQGGDPSGNGSGGPGYAFKDEFTDLKHNKAGILSMANSGPATNGSQFFITHKETSWLDGKHTVFGHVTQGIEVVNSIAQDDAITKITIIRKGKLAKKFDAQKVFADYFNNKEEDAKKQAAIEAEKKKVLAEKLVSVVAEKAAFLSTTKANATKTNSGLAYKVIQKGTGVKPVDGSTFYFKYSGYFEDGNLFDSSYEDVAKIYGKHDPNRAAQKGYQAFPFQAGKKDGMIPGFIEGLSLMGFGDKVVLFIPSSLAYGERGAGGVIPPNTNLVFELEMFEKQP; encoded by the coding sequence ATGAAATTCAAATTTTTATTATTTGCATTTATCGGAATGCTGACCGTTCAGGCACAAACCGTAAAAAAAACAGCTGCTCCTAAGAAGGCAATAGCAACAAAATCCAATACAAAAAAGGCTGTAGCTCCCGAAGGAATCTTTGCTGTAATTACTACAACCAAAGGGGAAATTACCCTTGCGCTGGAATATCAAAAAACACCTATTACCGTTGCTAATTTTGTCTCACTCGCCGAAGGAAAAAATGATTTTGTCTCTGACGAAAAACGCAAAGGAAAACCTTTTTTTGATGGCCTAAAATTTCACCGCGTAATCAAGGATTTCATGATTCAAGGAGGTGATCCGTCAGGGAATGGTTCCGGTGGTCCCGGATATGCTTTTAAAGATGAATTCACCGATTTAAAGCACAATAAAGCAGGAATTCTTTCTATGGCTAATTCTGGCCCAGCTACCAATGGAAGTCAGTTTTTTATCACTCATAAAGAAACGTCTTGGCTAGACGGAAAACATACCGTTTTTGGTCATGTTACCCAAGGGATCGAAGTGGTAAACAGTATTGCGCAAGATGATGCCATCACCAAAATTACCATCATTAGAAAAGGAAAATTGGCAAAAAAATTCGACGCACAAAAAGTGTTTGCCGATTATTTTAACAATAAAGAAGAAGACGCCAAAAAACAAGCTGCCATTGAGGCCGAAAAGAAAAAAGTCTTAGCGGAGAAATTGGTTTCTGTTGTTGCCGAAAAAGCGGCTTTTTTGTCTACTACAAAAGCAAATGCTACAAAGACAAACAGCGGACTTGCCTATAAAGTGATCCAAAAAGGAACAGGTGTAAAACCAGTAGATGGATCTACTTTCTACTTTAAATACTCCGGTTACTTTGAAGACGGAAACTTATTTGACAGCAGCTATGAGGATGTAGCCAAAATTTATGGAAAACACGACCCAAACAGAGCGGCTCAAAAAGGATACCAGGCCTTCCCTTTTCAGGCGGGTAAAAAAGACGGTATGATTCCCGGATTTATTGAAGGATTGAGTCTTATGGGATTTGGTGACAAAGTAGTACTGTTCATCCCTTCAAGCTTGGCTTACGGAGAAAGAGGCGCCGGTGGTGTCATACCTCCAAACACAAATCTGGTTTTTGAATTGGAAATGTTTGAAAAACAACCTTAA
- a CDS encoding efflux RND transporter periplasmic adaptor subunit: MNKIALFFSLSVLLGSTISCNTKKEEKIALEKYSITKPILVDTTYTNEYVADIQSLQNVEIRTKINGYIEKIHIDEGKPVKAGQLLFSINSQSLQKEVLKAKAMVKSALADAKNAELDLQNVKILAKNNVVSKTELEKAHATYAAALARIEEHRANEASAAIHLSMTQIRAPFDGIINRIPFKTGSLINEGTLLTTISNNRSVYAYFNVSEKEYLQFKAKNSTKGQDNITLLLADNKPHQHKGTIETIEGEFDQNTGNIAFRAKFPNPELLLKHGSSGKIQLTNTLNNALIIPQKATFEIQDKQYVFVVDKNNIVRARNIEISQRIPHLYVIASGLSASDNIIYEGIQSLKDGDKITPQLIAMQQLISKL; the protein is encoded by the coding sequence ATGAACAAAATTGCTTTGTTTTTTAGCCTATCTGTACTTTTAGGCTCCACAATCTCTTGTAACACAAAAAAAGAAGAAAAGATTGCTTTAGAAAAATATTCTATTACAAAACCTATTCTAGTAGACACTACCTACACTAATGAATATGTTGCTGATATTCAATCATTACAAAATGTAGAAATTCGTACAAAAATCAATGGCTATATCGAAAAAATCCACATAGACGAAGGCAAACCGGTGAAGGCAGGACAACTATTGTTCAGTATCAATAGCCAAAGCCTACAAAAAGAAGTTTTAAAAGCAAAGGCAATGGTAAAAAGTGCCTTGGCTGATGCCAAAAACGCCGAATTGGATTTGCAAAACGTAAAAATTTTGGCCAAAAACAATGTTGTATCTAAAACCGAATTGGAAAAAGCCCATGCCACTTATGCTGCTGCACTAGCCCGTATTGAGGAACACCGCGCAAACGAAGCCAGTGCTGCTATTCATTTATCAATGACACAAATTAGAGCGCCTTTTGACGGAATCATCAACCGCATTCCTTTCAAAACAGGAAGTCTAATTAACGAAGGAACCTTATTGACTACTATTTCTAACAACCGCTCGGTTTATGCCTATTTCAACGTTTCTGAAAAAGAATACTTGCAATTTAAAGCTAAGAACAGTACTAAAGGACAAGATAACATCACCTTACTTCTGGCCGACAATAAACCACATCAACACAAGGGAACTATTGAAACCATCGAAGGAGAATTTGATCAAAATACCGGAAACATTGCCTTTCGCGCCAAATTCCCAAATCCGGAACTGCTGTTAAAACATGGATCAAGCGGAAAAATCCAATTGACCAATACCCTAAACAATGCCTTGATTATTCCCCAAAAAGCCACTTTTGAAATTCAAGACAAACAATACGTCTTTGTAGTAGACAAGAACAATATTGTACGTGCCCGAAACATTGAAATCAGCCAAAGAATTCCACACTTATATGTCATCGCTTCGGGACTTTCTGCTTCCGATAATATCATCTACGAGGGAATTCAAAGCTTAAAAGACGGTGACAAAATAACACCACAACTTATAGCGATGCAACAATTGATTTCCAAATTATAA
- a CDS encoding efflux RND transporter permease subunit, translated as MFTKFIHRPVLSIVISLMIVLLGALSLTQLPMTQFPDIAPPEVTVTTKYTGANAEASVKAVVTTLERAVNGVPGMAYMSSVSGNDGTSVINIIFNAGTDPEIAAVNVQNRVSSVLDELPEEVIKSGVIVEKVQNSMLLYLNILSSDTNLDEKFLYNFADINILPELKRIEGVGFADIMGQREYAMRVWLNPVKMASYNISTEEVIQSLKQQSIEAAPGKVGESSGKIEQSLQYVVKYTGKYNTKEQYDNVIIKRDFQGELLRLKDIAEVEFGSLDYDVLSKENGKPSAAIVLKQRPGSNASDVIKNIKNKMEELKVSFPSGISYTYSYDVSSFLNASVEGVLFTLIEAFLLVALVVFIFLGDFRSTLIPAIAVPVSLIGTFFFMQLFGFSINLITLFALVLAIGIVVDNAIVVVEAVHAKMEEEHLDAKAATESAMHEIGGAIIAITLVMSAVFIPVAFLPGPAGVFYRQFSVTMAIAIVLSGISALTLTPALCAMMLKNTHGQARKNTWINRFIDSFNKQYNKISDRYRKLLGLIVNRRVVTILSLLIFCVATMGLGKLLPTGFIPNEDQGTIYASITTPSGATLERSEAVVDAIQEVAMKNEGVASVSTLAGYNFLTDGTGASYGMNLISLKSWKDRKGNTDQDIIQQLKEKTNHIKDAKIEFFTPPPVPGYGNSSGFELRILDKTGKGDLKKLEEVATNFAAELNKNEAIKNSFSSFDASFPQYLVNIDNTKAAQKGVNVNEVLSTLQTYLGSDYATNFIRFNQMYKVMVQSSPEYRAKPEDILKLYAKNSEGEMVAMSSFLSIEKVYGPEQITRYNMYPSAMLNGEPTEGYSSGQAIDAVKAIAAEKLPKGYGYDWGGSSRDQASAGNEAIYIFLICLLFIYFLLAAQYESFLLPLPVILSLPTGILGAFFLLAALGLENNIYAQVAMVMLIGLLGKNAVLIIEFAVLRHKDGLPPLQAAIEGATARLRPILMTSFAFVAGLIPLMLASGAGAIGNRTIGTAAAGGMFFGTLFGVLIIPGLYFIFASISEKHPLIEGEEENPLTEEIDSL; from the coding sequence ATGTTTACAAAATTCATACACAGACCCGTACTGTCGATAGTGATATCGCTGATGATAGTACTTTTGGGGGCATTGTCATTGACGCAATTGCCAATGACCCAATTCCCTGACATTGCACCACCCGAGGTAACTGTCACCACCAAATATACTGGTGCTAATGCCGAAGCCTCTGTGAAAGCTGTAGTAACCACCTTGGAACGCGCCGTAAATGGAGTACCCGGAATGGCTTATATGTCATCCGTTTCCGGAAATGACGGAACCAGTGTGATCAATATTATTTTCAACGCTGGTACCGATCCAGAAATTGCCGCAGTAAACGTGCAAAACAGGGTTTCCTCGGTTTTGGACGAACTACCCGAAGAAGTAATCAAATCAGGGGTTATTGTTGAAAAAGTACAAAACAGTATGCTATTGTACCTTAATATTTTGAGTTCGGACACTAATCTGGATGAAAAATTCCTGTACAATTTTGCTGATATCAACATTCTTCCGGAACTCAAACGTATAGAAGGCGTAGGATTTGCTGATATTATGGGCCAACGCGAATACGCTATGCGTGTGTGGTTGAACCCGGTAAAAATGGCATCGTACAACATTTCGACCGAAGAAGTGATACAAAGCCTAAAACAACAAAGCATTGAGGCTGCTCCCGGAAAAGTAGGGGAAAGCTCTGGTAAAATAGAACAATCATTACAATACGTAGTGAAATACACCGGAAAATACAATACCAAAGAACAATACGACAATGTAATTATAAAACGTGATTTTCAAGGAGAGTTGTTGCGTTTAAAAGATATTGCTGAAGTAGAATTTGGTTCATTAGACTATGATGTATTATCGAAAGAAAACGGAAAACCATCGGCAGCAATTGTTTTAAAACAACGCCCGGGAAGTAATGCCAGCGACGTAATTAAGAACATCAAAAATAAGATGGAGGAACTCAAAGTTTCCTTTCCATCAGGAATTTCATATACCTACAGCTACGATGTTTCTAGTTTCCTGAACGCCTCTGTAGAAGGCGTATTATTTACTTTAATTGAAGCCTTCTTATTGGTAGCCCTTGTGGTATTTATCTTTTTGGGTGATTTTCGTTCTACGCTTATTCCGGCTATTGCTGTTCCGGTTTCACTTATCGGGACGTTCTTCTTTATGCAATTGTTCGGATTCTCCATTAACTTGATTACTTTGTTTGCCTTGGTATTAGCCATCGGTATTGTAGTCGACAATGCTATTGTAGTAGTGGAGGCCGTCCATGCCAAAATGGAAGAAGAACATCTCGATGCCAAAGCTGCTACTGAAAGTGCCATGCACGAAATTGGAGGAGCTATTATAGCCATCACCCTAGTAATGTCGGCAGTATTTATACCCGTTGCTTTCCTTCCCGGACCTGCTGGAGTATTCTACCGTCAATTCTCTGTAACTATGGCTATTGCTATTGTTCTTTCGGGTATTAGCGCATTGACCCTTACACCTGCTTTGTGTGCAATGATGTTGAAAAATACGCACGGACAGGCTCGAAAAAACACTTGGATCAATCGTTTTATTGATTCCTTCAACAAACAGTACAACAAAATTTCAGATCGTTACCGAAAATTATTAGGTCTAATAGTCAACCGTCGTGTCGTAACTATTTTAAGCTTACTAATCTTCTGTGTGGCAACAATGGGCTTAGGAAAATTATTACCTACCGGGTTTATTCCAAACGAAGATCAGGGAACAATTTATGCCAGTATCACAACGCCTTCGGGTGCAACCCTTGAGCGTTCAGAAGCTGTAGTAGATGCCATTCAGGAAGTGGCTATGAAAAATGAAGGAGTCGCCTCGGTTTCAACCTTGGCAGGATACAACTTTCTTACAGACGGAACAGGGGCTTCTTACGGGATGAACTTAATCAGTTTAAAAAGCTGGAAAGACCGAAAAGGCAATACAGATCAAGACATTATCCAGCAATTAAAAGAAAAAACCAATCATATTAAGGATGCTAAAATTGAATTCTTTACCCCTCCTCCGGTACCAGGATACGGAAACTCGAGTGGATTTGAGCTCCGAATTTTGGACAAAACCGGTAAAGGTGATTTGAAAAAATTAGAAGAAGTAGCTACTAATTTTGCAGCCGAACTAAACAAAAACGAGGCTATCAAAAACAGTTTCTCTTCTTTTGATGCTAGTTTCCCTCAGTATTTGGTAAACATTGACAATACCAAAGCCGCTCAAAAAGGAGTGAATGTCAACGAAGTGCTAAGCACCCTGCAAACCTATTTGGGAAGTGATTATGCTACCAACTTTATCCGATTCAATCAGATGTACAAAGTAATGGTACAATCATCTCCAGAATACCGTGCCAAGCCCGAAGACATTCTAAAATTATATGCCAAAAACTCCGAAGGCGAAATGGTCGCAATGTCTTCCTTTTTATCCATTGAAAAAGTGTATGGACCGGAACAAATTACGCGTTACAACATGTACCCTTCGGCTATGTTAAACGGAGAACCGACCGAAGGTTATAGTAGTGGTCAGGCAATCGATGCCGTAAAAGCCATTGCCGCCGAAAAACTACCCAAAGGATATGGATACGACTGGGGTGGTTCATCACGTGATCAGGCTAGTGCGGGTAATGAAGCGATATACATTTTCCTCATCTGTTTGTTATTTATTTATTTCCTACTCGCAGCCCAATACGAGAGTTTCTTATTGCCTCTACCGGTAATTTTATCCTTGCCAACGGGGATCTTAGGAGCCTTTTTCTTATTAGCCGCTTTGGGATTAGAAAACAACATTTACGCCCAAGTAGCCATGGTTATGCTTATTGGACTTTTGGGTAAAAATGCCGTATTAATCATCGAATTTGCTGTGCTGCGCCACAAAGACGGACTGCCTCCGCTGCAAGCTGCCATCGAAGGGGCTACAGCCCGTTTGCGTCCTATCTTGATGACTTCATTTGCTTTTGTCGCCGGATTAATTCCATTAATGTTGGCCTCCGGAGCTGGTGCCATTGGAAACCGAACCATCGGAACTGCCGCTGCGGGAGGAATGTTTTTCGGGACTCTTTTTGGAGTACTGATTATCCCGGGCTTGTACTTCATTTTTGCCAGTATTTCCGAGAAACACCCTCTTATTGAAGGAGAAGAAGAAAATCCACTAACCGAAGAAATTGATTCCTTATAA